Proteins encoded within one genomic window of Hahella chejuensis KCTC 2396:
- a CDS encoding phage portal protein: MSKSTSPMAFSFGAPEAVLDTTLTSYLGVFLNPHGDYYAPPVSLTGLAKLLRANAHHGTIPYFKRNMLRKFYVPSPVLSATDLENAGFDYLVFGMCYFQKLFNRLGQIVRLKHIPALNMRRMKAPDQFCLLQPNQADPLAFRPGEIIQLKEYDVNQQIYGVPQYLGGLQSVLLNESATLFRRKYYNNGAHMGFIFYTADAQLDPEDEQSLKEQIRASKGVGNFRSLYINIPGGKPDSVKIIPVGDIATKDEFERVKNLSRNDVLSMWRIQPALAGIMPENTGGFGDIEKISRVYYENEVVPMQHVFLKLNDGLQAQKQIRFVEIISPK; this comes from the coding sequence ATGAGTAAATCGACTTCGCCCATGGCGTTTAGCTTTGGCGCGCCCGAGGCTGTTTTAGACACGACGCTGACCTCTTACCTGGGCGTGTTTTTAAATCCCCATGGCGACTATTACGCGCCGCCGGTCAGTCTTACCGGGCTGGCCAAACTGCTGCGCGCCAACGCCCATCACGGGACCATTCCCTATTTTAAGCGCAACATGCTGCGTAAGTTTTACGTGCCGTCGCCCGTGCTCAGCGCCACGGATCTGGAGAACGCCGGCTTCGATTACCTGGTGTTTGGCATGTGCTACTTTCAAAAGCTCTTTAACCGCCTTGGTCAGATCGTCCGCCTGAAACACATTCCGGCGTTGAATATGCGGCGCATGAAAGCCCCGGATCAGTTCTGTTTGTTGCAGCCAAACCAGGCGGACCCGTTGGCGTTTCGTCCGGGGGAAATCATTCAGTTAAAAGAGTACGACGTGAATCAGCAAATCTATGGCGTTCCCCAGTACCTGGGCGGGCTACAATCCGTTTTACTGAATGAGAGCGCAACGCTATTTCGGAGGAAGTACTACAACAACGGCGCGCACATGGGCTTCATCTTCTACACCGCCGACGCCCAGTTGGACCCCGAGGACGAGCAATCCCTAAAAGAACAAATCCGCGCCAGCAAAGGCGTGGGCAATTTTAGAAGCCTGTACATCAACATACCCGGCGGAAAACCCGACTCCGTGAAGATCATTCCCGTGGGCGATATCGCCACCAAGGACGAATTCGAGCGGGTAAAGAATCTAAGCCGTAACGATGTATTAAGCATGTGGCGTATTCAGCCGGCGCTGGCCGGCATCATGCCGGAGAATACTGGAGGCTTTGGAGACATCGAAAAGATCAGCCGCGTTTACTATGAAAACGAAGTGGTCCCCATGCAGCATGTGTTTTTAAAACTTAATGATGGCCTACAGGCGCAGAAGCAAATCCGCTTCGTAGAGATAATTAGCCCTAAATAG
- a CDS encoding ogr/Delta-like zinc finger family protein, with translation MQVNCTECGNKAIITSRQALDPKLANLYCVCKNAECGHSFVMNLAFSHTLSPSSFQAKKMMVEMLRGMDRAEQLELLAQARNDMSVI, from the coding sequence ATGCAAGTAAATTGTACCGAGTGTGGAAACAAAGCCATTATCACCAGCCGCCAAGCCTTGGACCCTAAGCTGGCGAACTTATACTGCGTCTGCAAAAACGCGGAGTGCGGACACAGCTTTGTCATGAATCTGGCGTTTAGCCATACGCTCAGCCCGTCGTCGTTTCAGGCTAAAAAAATGATGGTGGAAATGTTAAGGGGAATGGATCGGGCCGAACAGTTGGAACTGCTGGCCCAGGCTCGAAACGATATGAGTGTTATTTAG